A window from Primulina huaijiensis isolate GDHJ02 chromosome 11, ASM1229523v2, whole genome shotgun sequence encodes these proteins:
- the LOC140988999 gene encoding aspartic proteinase-like has protein sequence MGSILVDLIFNLLLSSLLFSLAFSASDDGLVRIGLKKLKLDRNNRLATQLESKDLEGLRASIRKYNFGTTHGNTADTDIVGLKNYMDAQYFGEIGVGTPPQKFTVIFDTGSSNLWVPSAKCYFSVPCYFHSKYISSSSKSYKKNGKSAAIQYGSGAISGFFSEDNIQVGDLVVKGQEFIEATREPSVTFLVAKFDGILGLGFKEISVGNATPVWYNMVKQGLVKEPVFSFWLNRNLKEENGGELVFGGVDPKHYKGKHSYVPVTQKGYWQFDMGDVLIDGKESGYCGGGCAAIADSGTSLLAGPTTVITMINHAIGASGVVSKECKAVVEQYGVSIMDLLLTEAQPKKICSRIGLCTFDGTRGVSGGIETVVEEKDRHSSGLHDTMCPACEMAVVWMQNQLSQNQTQDRILNYVSELCERLPNTMGESAVECGSISSMPSVSFTIGGKVFELSSKEYILKVGEGDAAQCISGFTALDVPPPRGPLWILGDIFMGRYHTVFDYGKSRVGFAEAA, from the exons ATGGGAAGCATATTAGTAGATCTCATTTTCAACCTTTTGTTGTCAAGCCTGTTGTTTTCTCTTGCATTTTCTGCATCAGACGATGGTTTGGTCAGAATTGGACTTAAAAAACTGAAGTTGGATCGGAACAACCGCCTTGCGACTCAATTGGAATCCAAGGATTTGGAAGGGCTGAGAGCTTCAATTAGGAAGTATAATTTCGGAACTACACATGGGAACACTGCAGATACAGACATTGTAGGATTAAAGAACTACATGGATGCCCAGTATTTTGGAGAGATCGGTGTTGGAACTCCCCCGCAGAAATTTACAGTGATTTTTGATACTGGAAGCTCAAATCTGTGGGTGCCATCTGCAAAATGCTATTTTTCG GTCCCATGTTACTTCCATTCCAAGTACATATCGAGCAGTTCAAAATCTTATAAAAAGAATG GAAAATCTGCTGCAATTCAATATGGTAGTGGGGCTATCTCTGGATTCTTTAGCGAGGATAACATCCAAGTTGGTGACCTTGTCGTCAAGGGACAG GAATTTATCGAGGCAACAAGAGAACCAAGTGTTACATTTTTGGTGGCCAAGTTTGATGGAATATTAGGACTTGGTTTCAAAGAGATCTCTGTTGGAAATGCAACCCCTGTATG GTACAACATGGTCAAACAAGGTCTTGTTAAGGAGCCTGTTTTCTCCTTTTGGCTCAATCGTAATTTGAAGGAAGAAAATGGTGGTGAACTAGTATTTGGTGGAGTTGATCCAAAACATTACAAGGGTAAACATAGTTACGTTCCAGTGACACAGAAAGGGTACTGGCAG TTTGATATGGGGGATGTACTCATTGATGGTAAAGAAAGTG GATACTGTGGTGGTGGATGTGCGGCAATAGCAGACTCTGGAACTTCTCTCCTGGCTGGTCCAACA ACTGTCATCACCATGATTAACCATGCTATAGGCGCCTCGGGAGTTGTTAGCAAAGAGTGCAAGGCTGTGGTGGAACAATATGGAGTATCAATTATGGATCTTCTCTTAACGGAG GCACAGCCAAAGAAGATATGCTCTCGAATTGGGTTATGTACATTCGATGGAACTCGTGGAGTAAG TGGAGGCATTGAAACTGTTGTGGAAGAAAAGGACAGACATTCCTCCGGCTTGCATGACACTATGTGCCCTGCTTGTGAAATGGCTGTCGTGTGGATGCAAAATCAACTCAGCCAGAATCAGACTCAAGATCGAATCTTAAACTACGTTAGCGAG CTCTGTGAACGGCTGCCTAATACAATGGGGGAATCAGCTGTTGAATGTGGAAGCATTTCTTCCATGCCTAGTGTTTCCTTTACAATCGGTGGAAAAGTTTTTGAACTCTCCTCAAAAGAG TACATACTTAAGGTGGGAGAAGGTGATGCAGCACAATGCATCAGTGGTTTCACTGCCCTGGACGTTCCTCCTCCTCGCGGACCACTTTG GATCTTGGGAGATATTTTTATGGGCCGCTACCATACCGTGTTTGATTATGGCAAATCAAGAGTTGGGTTCGCTGAAGCAGCTTAA
- the LOC140988668 gene encoding probable WRKY transcription factor 31: MDKGWGLALEKSDQVGFFGSKSIFGFNLSPRLTNKNKGLIMFPVNSSGKEEHEATPLQPTGSQQKVVLGEVDFFSVKSKPVNDINATIKKEVPHVEASRRLESDVNTGLQLVILNTGSDQSTVDDGVSSDLAEDKRAKNELGQLQVELERMNAENQRLRGMLAQVSNNYTAMQMHLVTLMQQQQISRTDSTQEHEIVGRKSTEEKDDENGRAMVPRQFLGLTPANQMVEGHSNSSSEERTVSGSPNNNLELSRNKRIGREGSMESEGWGPNKHPKLNPVKPADQSTEATMRKARVSVRARSEAPMISDGCQWRKYGQKMAKGNPCPRAYYRCTMAVGCPVRKQVQRCAEDRTILITTYEGTHNHPLPPAAMAMASTTSAAANMLLSGSMPSADGLMNPNFLARTILPCSSNVATISASAPFPTITLDLTQNPNPLQFERPTPHFQVPFPVPPQNFSPVPNPSSIPQVYGQVLYNQSKFSGLQMSREHINEAAAQLTSSTSQHPQLHQPPLHPSFADTLSAATAAITTDPNFMASLAAAITSIMSGSHPHNSASTPDNVSKGNIDKTSSSFPGN; this comes from the exons ATGGATAAAGGATGGGGACTTGCCCTTGAGAAATCCGATCAAGTTGGTTTTTTTGGGAGCAAATCAATTTTTGGATTTAACCTGAGTCCAAGGTTGACAAATAAGAACAAGggattgattatgtttccagtTAATTCGAGTGGAAAAGAAGAGCATGAAGCAACGCCCTTGCAGCCCACCGGCAGCCAACAAAAGGTGGTCTTAGGTGAAGTAGACTTCTTCTCGGTGAAAAGTAAGCCGGTTAATGATATAAACGCTACTATCAAGAAGGAAGTTCCACATGTTGAAGCAAGTAGACGCCTGGAATCCGACGTAAAT ACTGGTTTGCAACTTGTGATCCTTAACACTGGAAGCGATCAGTCAACAGTGGATGATGGTGTATCTTCCGATCTTGCTGAAGATAAGCGAGCCAAGAATGAG CTGGGACAACTTCAAGTTGAACTGGAAAGAATGAACGCCGAAAATCAGAGGCTGAGAGGGATGCTTGCTCAAGTGAGTAACAATTACACAGCAATGCAAATGCATCTTGTGACTTTgatgcagcagcagcagatTTCAAGAACTGACAGTACGCAAGAACACGAG ATTGTAGGGAGAAAAAGTACTGAAGAAAAGGACGATGAAAATGGACGAGCGATGGTTCCAAGGCAGTTCTTGGGCTTAACCCCCGCTAATCAGATGGTGGAGGGACACTCCAACTCTTCATCAGAAGAAAGAACTGTTTCAGGATCCCCAAACAACAACTTGGAATTATCGAGGAACAAGAGGATTGGGCGGGAAGGGAGCATGGAATCTGAAGGATGGGGTCCTAACAAGCATCCTAAATTGAATCCTGTTAAGCCCGCTGATCAATCCACTGAGGCCACCATGCGTAAAGCTCGTGTTTCAGTTCGAGCACGATCAGAAGCTCCCATG ATTTCGGATGGATGCCAATGGAGGAAATACGGACAAAAGATGGCCAAAGGGAATCCATGTCCCCGAGCTTATTACCGGTGCACAATGGCAGTCGGTTGTCCAGTGCGCAAACAA GTTCAAAGATGTGCCGAGGATCGAACAATCTTGATCACGACCTATGAAGGAACACACAACCACCCGCTACCTCCGGCCGCCATGGCCATGGCCTCCACCACCTCCGCCGCTGCAAACATGCTTCTTTCAGGGTCCATGCCCAGTGCCGACGGTTTGATGAATCCCAATTTCTTGGCAAGAACAATTCTTCCATGTTCATCCAACGTGGCTACAATCTCAGCTTCTGCTCCTTTTCCCACAATCACACTCGATCTCACACAAAATCCAAACCCATTGCAATTCGAAAGACCTACACCACATTTCCAGGTCCCATTTCCAGTGCCCCCACAAAATTTTTCGCCGGTTCCAAATCCATCATCCATTCCTCAAGTTTATGGCCAAGTCCTTTACAATCAGTCCAAGTTTTCGGGTCTCCAAATGTCCAGGGAGCACATCAACGAAGCCGCTGCTCAATTAACAAGTTCAACGTCGCAACACCCGCAGCTTCACCAGCCGCCGCTCCACCCTTCTTTTGCGGACACCCTCAGCGCCGCCACGGCGGCTATTACCACCGATCCTAATTTCATGGCCTCTCTTGCAGCTGCTATCACCTCCATTATGAGCGGTTCTCATCCGCATAACAGCGCTTCCACCCCCGACAACGTAAGTAAAGGCAATATCGACAAAACCAGCAGCAGTTTTCCTGGGAACTAG